The Kitasatospora setae KM-6054 genome contains a region encoding:
- a CDS encoding LamG domain-containing protein yields the protein MSSATPDWAALAEAREREQRRKRMIRIGGGAAAVAVVGALVAGALVLTRPSTVPEADPGPAAATVQPDGDAVPGGGSGLTPAPSGTPSGSASASASASGPASGSVSAPVSASGSGKPTGKASGKAGGVPSGGAPASGAPAALNGMVLGGGTAIGPTEGHSGPTMQLFGNSIGWADSQAPVVDTGHSFTVSAVVRNNAPTGGRAVVTQGGASYYSFYLGRDYWGTHNQWVFKVQTAAGDQDNTTYQAFSTAPATTGQWTLLTGVYDAAAKRILLYVDGTLQQATPVTGIWQTTGGLQIGRVRYKSQWTDFWDGAIADVQVWDQALPAAAVGRLHGSGGTAAGTPADRSWLLP from the coding sequence GTGAGCAGCGCGACGCCCGACTGGGCCGCCCTCGCCGAGGCCCGGGAGCGGGAGCAGCGCCGCAAGCGGATGATCCGGATCGGCGGCGGCGCGGCCGCGGTCGCCGTGGTCGGCGCCCTGGTGGCCGGCGCCCTGGTGCTCACCCGCCCGTCCACCGTCCCCGAGGCCGACCCGGGACCGGCCGCCGCCACCGTCCAGCCCGACGGCGACGCCGTGCCCGGGGGCGGCTCCGGCCTGACCCCGGCGCCGTCCGGCACCCCCTCCGGATCCGCGTCCGCCTCCGCCTCCGCCTCCGGTCCGGCGTCCGGCTCGGTGTCCGCCCCGGTGTCCGCGTCCGGCAGCGGGAAGCCGACCGGGAAGGCCAGCGGGAAGGCCGGCGGCGTGCCGAGCGGCGGGGCGCCGGCCTCCGGGGCGCCCGCCGCGCTGAACGGGATGGTGCTCGGCGGCGGGACGGCGATCGGCCCGACCGAGGGCCACAGCGGGCCCACCATGCAGCTGTTCGGCAACAGCATCGGCTGGGCCGACAGCCAGGCCCCCGTGGTCGACACCGGGCACTCCTTCACGGTGTCCGCGGTGGTCCGCAACAACGCGCCGACCGGCGGCCGGGCGGTGGTCACCCAGGGCGGCGCCAGCTACTACTCCTTCTACCTGGGCCGCGACTACTGGGGCACGCACAACCAGTGGGTCTTCAAGGTGCAGACCGCCGCCGGCGACCAGGACAACACCACCTACCAGGCGTTCAGCACCGCCCCCGCCACCACCGGCCAGTGGACGCTGCTCACCGGCGTCTACGACGCGGCCGCGAAGCGGATCCTGCTGTACGTCGACGGGACGCTCCAGCAGGCCACCCCGGTCACCGGCATCTGGCAGACCACCGGCGGCCTGCAGATCGGCCGGGTCCGCTACAAGTCCCAGTGGACCGACTTCTGGGACGGCGCGATCGCCGACGTCCAGGTCTGGGACCAGGCGCTGCCGGCCGCCGCGGTGGGCCGCCTGCACGGCTCCGGCGGCACGGCGGCGGGCACGCCCGCCGACCGCTCCTGGCTGCTGCCGTAG